In the Methanobrevibacter thaueri genome, one interval contains:
- a CDS encoding TrpB-like pyridoxal phosphate-dependent enzyme: protein MTYKIELSSDEVPKQWYNMLADLPVPLPAPKNSEGKDQIAALQLAFTKAGLEQEFATDRYITIPKEVRELYMEMGRPSPLVRANKLEEYLNTPAKIYFKREDSSPTGSHKLNSAIPQAYFAKKEGVERLTTETGAGQWGTALSLACNLLGIDCTVYMVKVSFNQKPDRKNIMHIYDSDIYASPSENTKVGRQVLAENPDHPGSLGVAISEAMEEALENEEVKYSLGSVLNHVMLHQTVIGQELKTQLEIAEEEPDVMIACAGGGSNLAGSLFPFIKDKIEGNSDTQFIAVEPSACPTLTEGTYDYDFGDSNGFTPMLKMFTLGHDFVAPSVHAGGLRYHGMSPIVSLLTKEGYIEPRSVHQKDCFEAGITFARNQGIVPAPETTHAIKATIDEALKCKETGEEKTIVMNFSGHGMLDLKGYASYFEGTMQNAK from the coding sequence ATGACTTACAAAATAGAATTATCATCAGATGAAGTGCCAAAGCAATGGTATAATATGCTTGCAGATTTGCCTGTTCCACTTCCTGCTCCTAAAAACAGTGAGGGAAAGGATCAAATTGCAGCTTTACAATTAGCGTTTACCAAAGCGGGCTTAGAACAAGAATTTGCTACAGACCGTTATATCACTATTCCTAAAGAGGTCAGAGAACTATACATGGAAATGGGAAGACCATCTCCATTGGTAAGAGCCAATAAACTTGAAGAATACTTAAATACTCCAGCTAAAATTTACTTTAAACGTGAAGACAGTTCACCGACAGGGTCACATAAGTTAAATTCAGCTATTCCTCAAGCTTATTTTGCTAAAAAAGAGGGTGTTGAAAGATTAACCACCGAAACCGGTGCCGGTCAATGGGGTACCGCATTATCATTGGCATGTAACCTATTGGGCATAGACTGTACTGTTTATATGGTAAAGGTCTCATTCAACCAAAAACCTGACAGGAAGAACATAATGCACATCTATGACAGCGACATTTATGCATCCCCAAGTGAAAATACCAAGGTCGGACGCCAAGTGTTGGCTGAAAACCCAGACCATCCGGGTTCTCTTGGTGTTGCCATTTCCGAAGCTATGGAAGAGGCATTGGAAAATGAGGAAGTCAAATACTCATTAGGTAGTGTTTTAAACCATGTAATGTTGCACCAAACTGTAATCGGTCAGGAATTGAAGACCCAATTGGAAATTGCCGAAGAGGAGCCTGACGTCATGATTGCATGCGCTGGTGGAGGAAGTAACCTGGCCGGATCTTTATTCCCATTCATTAAGGATAAGATTGAAGGAAACTCAGATACCCAATTCATTGCAGTTGAACCAAGCGCCTGTCCTACATTAACCGAAGGAACCTATGATTATGACTTTGGAGATTCCAACGGATTCACTCCAATGCTCAAGATGTTTACATTAGGTCATGACTTTGTAGCTCCTTCAGTTCATGCAGGTGGATTAAGATATCACGGAATGTCTCCGATTGTTTCACTTCTAACTAAAGAAGGTTACATAGAACCAAGATCTGTTCATCAAAAGGACTGTTTCGAGGCTGGAATCACTTTCGCTCGTAACCAAGGTATCGTTCCTGCTCCAGAAACCACTCATGCTATTAAGGCTACTATTGATGAAGCTCTCAAATGTAAAGAGACAGGTGAGGAAAAAACCATTGTCATGAACTTCTCAGGACATGGAATGTTAGACTTGAAAGGATATGCTAGCTATTTTGAAGGAACAATGCAAAATGCTAAATAA
- a CDS encoding AAA family ATPase, with protein MARKGLGKGLDSLIPDFYNEDFDSNSTQSLEDMLKENESESVEEVLEEIEDDKNDSEVDNDTDKDGGVQQDAEETQEDEDDDSPSEDLPSDQGSEDSLQSSQEVEVKQEHIDEVIEIVEKNPRITLWSSKSSAVFRYLRKTEPEFSISKEASILIEEAVSKKYPEIWALFKDL; from the coding sequence ATGGCTAGGAAAGGGCTTGGTAAAGGATTAGATTCATTGATACCTGATTTTTACAATGAGGATTTTGACAGCAATTCAACTCAATCTCTTGAGGACATGCTGAAGGAGAATGAATCTGAAAGTGTTGAAGAGGTTCTTGAAGAAATCGAAGATGATAAAAATGATTCAGAAGTTGATAACGATACCGATAAAGATGGCGGTGTCCAGCAAGATGCCGAAGAAACACAAGAAGATGAAGATGATGATAGCCCATCCGAAGACTTACCTAGCGATCAAGGCAGCGAAGACAGTTTACAATCATCACAAGAAGTCGAAGTAAAGCAGGAACATATAGATGAAGTAATTGAAATCGTTGAGAAAAATCCAAGGATTACTTTATGGTCATCCAAATCCTCAGCTGTTTTTAGATATTTAAGAAAAACCGAACCCGAATTCAGTATTTCCAAAGAAGCTTCAATTTTAATTGAAGAGGCTGTTTCTAAAAAATATCCTGAAATTTGGGCTTTATTCAAGGATTTATAA
- a CDS encoding ParA family protein: protein MSEVIAVMNQKGGCGKTTTVVNTATSLAVMGKSVLVVDMDPQANATTSFGIDKTKIENTIYDAIIGDINVKKATIPTFIKNLFIIPSNISLSGAGMELSKRENYHIILKETLKDVVPLFDYIFIDLPPSLGVITVNALVASDSVLIPIQAEYYALEGVADLINTIKLVEKRLRSPTPIKGILLTLFDRRTRLSKDVYKELKNYFGGTDLLFKTIIPRNIRLAEAPSFGKPCLIYDPDSTGTKAYLKLAKEILKRDGEEL from the coding sequence ATGAGTGAAGTAATTGCGGTGATGAATCAAAAAGGAGGCTGCGGTAAAACAACAACCGTTGTGAATACTGCAACATCCCTGGCTGTAATGGGCAAATCTGTTTTGGTTGTGGATATGGATCCTCAAGCCAATGCTACTACAAGTTTTGGTATTGATAAGACTAAAATAGAAAATACAATCTATGATGCCATCATCGGGGATATTAATGTAAAAAAAGCAACAATTCCTACGTTTATTAAAAATTTATTTATTATCCCAAGTAATATATCCCTTAGTGGTGCTGGAATGGAGCTTTCTAAACGTGAAAATTACCACATAATTTTAAAAGAAACTCTTAAAGATGTTGTACCATTATTTGACTACATATTCATTGATTTACCTCCTTCTCTTGGAGTCATAACAGTCAATGCATTAGTAGCTTCAGATAGTGTTTTAATACCTATCCAAGCTGAGTATTATGCTCTAGAAGGAGTAGCTGATTTGATTAATACAATAAAATTAGTCGAAAAAAGGCTTAGAAGCCCTACTCCCATTAAAGGAATTCTCCTCACTCTATTTGATAGAAGGACTAGACTTAGTAAAGACGTTTATAAAGAATTGAAAAATTACTTTGGCGGTACAGATTTATTATTCAAGACAATCATTCCTAGAAATATCAGATTGGCCGAAGCTCCAAGTTTTGGTAAGCCATGTTTGATATATGATCCTGACAGTACCGGAACAAAGGCTTATCTTAAGTTAGCTAAAGAAATTCTTAAACGTGACGGAGAGGAATTATAA
- a CDS encoding radical SAM protein: protein MTTLEKMKILTDSAQYDLCDYVNHNKSSQINLPGIYEAIGHDGCKIPLFKTLLTNKCKNDCKYCINQSKRNFTRLELSPEELAKAFLGYYNRGMVNGLFLSSGISGDVDSTMEKQIETVHLLRNKYGYDDYIHLKVVPGASKDSIKRAMALANRVSINIEAATPSGLAELSSTKDYNKDILKRLSWINSLQHKSTTYPNSTHTTQLIVGANNESDKEILTRMEKIYKNSDLKRTYFSAFTPIEETDLGNKQACSTDRTAKLYNADSLLNDYHYNVKELVFDENDKLSLEQDPKILSAEKMDIFPVEINTAPFVELIRVPGIGVKSARQIISIRKKMPFSKKEELKKLGVVVDRAEPYIKISGEYQTTFDF from the coding sequence ATGACTACATTGGAAAAGATGAAAATCTTAACAGATTCCGCACAGTATGATCTTTGCGATTATGTCAACCATAACAAAAGTTCGCAGATTAACTTGCCTGGAATTTACGAAGCAATAGGTCATGATGGATGTAAAATCCCTCTTTTTAAGACTCTTTTAACAAACAAATGTAAAAATGACTGCAAATATTGCATAAACCAATCCAAAAGAAATTTCACACGATTGGAACTATCCCCTGAAGAGCTTGCAAAGGCATTTCTTGGATACTATAACAGGGGAATGGTCAATGGTTTGTTTTTAAGCTCCGGCATTTCCGGGGATGTGGATTCCACAATGGAAAAGCAGATAGAAACCGTCCATCTTCTTAGAAACAAGTACGGATATGACGATTATATTCACCTAAAGGTGGTTCCAGGAGCAAGTAAAGATTCCATTAAAAGGGCAATGGCTCTTGCAAATAGAGTCAGCATCAATATCGAAGCCGCAACACCATCCGGTTTGGCTGAATTATCCTCTACAAAGGATTATAATAAGGACATTTTGAAAAGATTGTCATGGATCAACAGTCTACAGCACAAAAGTACAACATATCCAAATTCTACCCACACCACACAGCTCATCGTTGGCGCCAACAATGAAAGTGACAAAGAGATTCTCACCAGAATGGAAAAAATCTACAAAAACTCCGACCTGAAGAGAACATATTTCTCAGCATTCACACCAATTGAAGAGACTGATCTTGGAAACAAACAGGCATGTTCAACCGATAGAACCGCCAAACTGTATAATGCGGACAGTCTACTTAACGATTACCATTATAATGTTAAAGAGTTGGTTTTTGATGAAAACGATAAGTTGTCTCTTGAACAGGACCCTAAAATTTTATCCGCAGAAAAGATGGATATTTTCCCTGTAGAAATTAACACAGCACCATTTGTGGAACTCATCAGGGTTCCTGGAATAGGCGTGAAATCAGCACGTCAAATAATATCTATTCGTAAAAAAATGCCATTCTCCAAAAAAGAAGAACTTAAAAAACTAGGGGTTGTAGTCGATAGGGCAGAACCTTACATCAAAATAAGTGGAGAATATCAAACTACTTTTGATTTTTAA